The following are from one region of the Candidatus Neomarinimicrobiota bacterium genome:
- a CDS encoding glycosyltransferase family 29 protein translates to MTTFSLKDLPQEYQSLKDASILIIGNGPSAARHEMGLEVDKFDQIIRINNFVTDHMESRVGSRTDIWVNGANQGLKKRMTPPEKILVMIPPVVLNHKGQAIHGRIQKRLGTKNYSLLPLEIMSEMETSCGLDRPTTGFFAIYFFYLLGLDVTLHGFDFFVGSTAHYFDSSLKRWLKDKGFIKKAAKHDVSGEKEFIEALIHKGQIKVLDAN, encoded by the coding sequence ATGACCACCTTTAGCTTAAAAGATCTCCCCCAAGAATATCAGTCACTAAAAGATGCCTCCATCCTCATCATTGGGAATGGACCCAGTGCTGCCAGGCACGAGATGGGCCTAGAGGTTGACAAGTTTGACCAGATCATTCGTATTAACAATTTTGTCACCGATCATATGGAATCACGAGTAGGATCCCGTACAGACATCTGGGTGAATGGTGCCAATCAGGGTTTAAAAAAGCGAATGACTCCCCCAGAAAAGATTTTGGTGATGATACCTCCTGTGGTCTTGAATCATAAAGGGCAAGCCATCCACGGCCGAATTCAAAAACGACTTGGGACCAAAAACTATTCTCTTTTACCCCTGGAAATCATGTCTGAGATGGAAACAAGTTGTGGTCTAGACCGACCGACCACTGGATTCTTTGCCATATATTTCTTTTATTTATTGGGTCTTGACGTGACGCTGCACGGTTTCGATTTCTTCGTCGGGTCAACAGCTCATTATTTTGATAGTTCCCTGAAGCGCTGGCTCAAGGATAAGGGATTTATTAAGAAGGCTGCCAAGCATGATGTGAGTGGTGAAAAAGAATTTATAGAAGCGCTCATCCACAAGGGGCAAATAAAGGTTTTAGACGCTAATTAA
- a CDS encoding acylneuraminate cytidylyltransferase family protein, producing the protein MSIFCIIPARGGSKGIPHKNIAPFLGQPLISHTIQYAMASKSVDRVFVSTDDDEISQISRGDGAEVIPRPTEIAGDTATTESAISHAIEWWRGQNLTPEIIVLLQATSPLRPDGSLDEALEKFRTGGFDSLLSISPTHRFFWKVSGEEAHAEYDFMNRPRRQDMVESDIRYVENGSVYIFSTGHFERAGNRLGGKIGYTIFPEAFSPEIDISSDFTLLEEIAQNLKS; encoded by the coding sequence ATGTCAATTTTTTGTATTATTCCGGCTCGTGGTGGCTCAAAAGGTATTCCACATAAAAATATTGCTCCATTTCTGGGACAGCCATTGATCAGCCATACCATCCAATATGCTATGGCATCCAAATCTGTTGACCGTGTGTTTGTATCTACTGATGATGATGAGATTTCTCAGATTTCCAGAGGCGATGGAGCTGAAGTAATTCCGAGACCCACTGAGATTGCTGGTGATACCGCTACAACCGAGTCTGCCATTTCACATGCAATCGAATGGTGGAGAGGGCAGAATTTAACCCCCGAAATCATTGTTTTATTACAGGCTACCAGTCCCCTTCGTCCCGATGGCTCACTGGATGAGGCTCTTGAAAAGTTTAGGACTGGGGGTTTCGATTCCCTGCTTAGTATCTCTCCCACTCATCGGTTTTTCTGGAAGGTCAGCGGGGAAGAAGCACATGCTGAATATGATTTTATGAATCGACCAAGACGTCAGGATATGGTAGAATCTGATATCAGATATGTTGAAAATGGGTCTGTTTATATTTTTTCAACAGGCCATTTTGAACGCGCTGGGAATAGACTGGGGGGAAAGATAGGCTATACCATTTTCCCCGAAGCATTCAGTCCGGAGATAGATATTTCAAGTGATTTTACCTTGCTGGAAGAAATTGCTCAGAATTTGAAAAGCTAG
- a CDS encoding HAD-IIIA family hydrolase: protein MISEALRTKAQKIKLVVTDIDGVWTDAKIYYTEHGELMKAFSYYDGMATALLTKANIRTAIITGEDSQPVARRAEKLKIEDVFLGVHDKLEVFESLLVKYDLSPSEAAYIGDDLNDYTVMQVAGLTAAPSSTPAFHILKPDILLSRAGGDGAFREFADLIIASQK, encoded by the coding sequence ATGATATCTGAAGCACTGCGAACCAAAGCTCAAAAGATCAAGTTAGTTGTAACGGATATTGATGGTGTCTGGACAGATGCTAAAATCTATTATACTGAACATGGGGAATTAATGAAAGCCTTCAGTTATTATGATGGGATGGCAACAGCCCTCTTAACAAAGGCCAACATTAGAACAGCCATCATAACTGGAGAGGACTCCCAGCCTGTGGCCCGGCGAGCTGAAAAGCTGAAGATTGAGGATGTCTTCCTTGGTGTCCATGATAAGTTGGAAGTCTTTGAATCTCTTCTGGTAAAGTATGATCTTTCTCCTTCTGAGGCAGCCTACATTGGTGATGATTTGAATGACTATACTGTTATGCAGGTTGCTGGACTTACAGCTGCCCCTTCAAGCACCCCAGCTTTTCATATTCTCAAACCGGATATTTTATTAAGCCGTGCCGGGGGCGATGGAGCATTTCGTGAGTTTGCCGATCTCATCATAGCATCACAGAAATGA
- a CDS encoding DMT family transporter: MPITTTRFMFKAMNNRIYIILVFGLLGVSFGAPLARFLPEMAALTIAFWRMAGASTLLWSHGVIQKQEPLGRSKFPAIIVAGIFLALHFAFFYSAVKLTSIASATLFATLAPIFTLVYERFALKHKFPVGALVGLWMAISGAVIVQGTEFAWGSEATQGNFYALASSAFMSVVLIIAQRIRSEITNIMYTRWLYLFAALTLALIIFSLGIDISFQLADSKWLLGLVILPTLIGHNSMSYAVKYLRPTIVGSMPFGEPILASILAWLFFGEMVGLNVIIGGAITLSGLVLLTLKRD; the protein is encoded by the coding sequence GTGCCCATAACAACCACCCGGTTTATGTTCAAAGCCATGAACAACAGAATTTATATCATTCTTGTATTTGGACTCCTGGGGGTCAGCTTTGGGGCGCCCCTGGCCCGGTTTCTTCCAGAAATGGCTGCACTAACTATTGCGTTTTGGCGGATGGCTGGCGCTTCAACCCTGTTGTGGAGTCATGGAGTTATCCAAAAGCAAGAGCCTCTGGGGAGAAGTAAGTTTCCAGCAATTATCGTTGCCGGAATATTTCTGGCTCTGCACTTTGCATTTTTCTATTCTGCCGTCAAGTTGACATCAATTGCAAGCGCCACCCTTTTTGCCACCCTGGCTCCCATCTTCACGCTGGTCTATGAACGCTTCGCTTTAAAACATAAATTTCCTGTGGGTGCGCTGGTTGGCTTGTGGATGGCTATTTCAGGCGCAGTCATTGTCCAGGGGACAGAGTTTGCCTGGGGGTCTGAAGCAACCCAGGGAAATTTTTATGCCCTGGCCAGTTCAGCTTTTATGTCAGTTGTGCTTATCATTGCACAACGTATACGTAGTGAAATCACCAATATCATGTACACCCGATGGTTGTATTTGTTTGCCGCTCTGACACTGGCTTTGATCATTTTCAGTCTGGGGATTGACATAAGCTTTCAGCTCGCAGATTCAAAATGGTTATTGGGACTGGTTATTTTACCAACCCTTATCGGACATAATAGCATGAGCTATGCCGTAAAATATCTTCGCCCAACCATTGTAGGCTCTATGCCTTTTGGTGAACCCATTCTGGCTTCCATTTTGGCCTGGTTGTTTTTTGGGGAAATGGTTGGATTGAATGTGATAATCGGAGGGGCAATCACCCTTTCAGGTCTGGTACTGCTCACCTTAAAACGAGATTAA
- a CDS encoding N-acetylneuraminate synthase family protein — translation MPTLQLGSQIVGESEPTYIIAEIGINHQGEVEIAKKLIKEAADAGANAVKFQKRSIKRILTHEGLEMPYDNRNSFGKTYGEHKKALELSETDYQELMDYASEHNVDFIASGWDEESIDFLDALGVPFFKMASADLTNIPLLIHTAKKHKPMILSTGMADMEMVETAVNAIKPYVVPLCLLQCTSTYPSVFEEVNLSVINTFKQSFPHAVIGYSGHELGIAITEAAVALGAKIVERHFTLDRTMKGGDHAASLEPGGFSKLVRDIRHIEAAMGVKTKRIQDSEAPIFKKLAKSIVSQVDLSAGTVLTRDMLTTKGPGTGISPARMDELLGKMVIKDIAADVVLKDEDINW, via the coding sequence TTGCCAACTTTACAGCTAGGTTCACAAATCGTTGGTGAAAGTGAACCAACCTACATCATCGCTGAGATAGGTATTAATCATCAGGGTGAAGTGGAGATTGCAAAAAAACTTATTAAAGAAGCTGCTGATGCTGGCGCTAATGCAGTAAAATTTCAAAAGCGGAGCATCAAGCGCATCCTGACCCACGAGGGTCTTGAAATGCCTTATGATAATCGCAATTCATTTGGCAAGACCTACGGCGAGCATAAAAAAGCTCTGGAGTTATCTGAAACCGATTATCAGGAACTCATGGATTATGCCAGCGAGCATAATGTTGACTTTATTGCCTCTGGTTGGGATGAAGAGAGTATCGATTTTCTGGATGCCCTTGGTGTGCCATTTTTCAAAATGGCTTCAGCCGATTTGACCAATATCCCCTTACTGATCCATACTGCAAAAAAGCACAAACCCATGATTCTCTCCACTGGTATGGCTGATATGGAAATGGTGGAAACAGCTGTTAATGCCATTAAGCCATATGTTGTACCCCTGTGCCTGCTTCAGTGCACATCGACGTATCCGTCAGTATTTGAAGAGGTAAACCTGAGTGTGATCAACACTTTCAAACAAAGCTTTCCCCATGCTGTGATCGGCTATTCTGGTCACGAATTGGGAATTGCCATCACTGAGGCAGCGGTGGCCCTGGGGGCAAAAATTGTGGAGCGCCATTTCACCCTGGACAGAACCATGAAGGGTGGGGATCATGCAGCATCTCTTGAACCAGGTGGGTTTTCGAAGCTTGTCCGAGATATCAGACATATCGAAGCAGCTATGGGTGTAAAGACCAAACGAATACAAGATTCAGAAGCACCCATATTCAAGAAATTGGCCAAAAGCATTGTTTCCCAGGTAGACCTTTCTGCAGGCACAGTTCTGACAAGAGACATGCTTACCACAAAGGGTCCGGGAACTGGGATTTCACCGGCTCGGATGGATGAGCTCTTAGGAAAAATGGTTATCAAGGATATTGCTGCCGATGTGGTTCTCAAGGATGAAGACATCAACTGGTAA